tgggaactacagatgctggagaatccaagataacaaagtatgaagctggatgaacacagcaggccaagcagcatctcaggagcacaaaagctgacatttcgggccctctctgatgaagggtctaggcccaaaacgtcagcttttgtgctcctgagatgctgcttggcctgctgtgttcatccagcttcacactttgttatctagtaagTATTTGCCTTCTGTTTTcacttgccttttttttaagaagtacaATTCAGCGTTTCTTCATTTCTTATACTGGTTTTGCTCTCTTCtttttgtttctccttttttTCCTTCTATTTCCTGCATTACTACTCCTGTATTACCCTTGGTTCCTTCAAGAGAATTGACTTCAAAATTACGGGTTCGTAGTTGTAGATTTTACCACATAAGTGTTGTCACTGAAAAAGTTccattccaaaatgcaacatgattTTATTTTGCACTAGTACTAATTTGAAAAGGCTGTAAAATCAGGAAACTTTCAGGCTACTATATGGCATTCATTTTGATTCCATAttacagcatggtggctcagtggttagcactgcagcctcacagcgccagggacccgggttccattccagcctcaggcaactaaaTAACAtagataacatagaacattacagcacagtacagtcccttctgccctcgatgttgtgccgacctgtcaaaccgatctcaagcccatctaacctacgctattccatgtacgtccaactgtctgtgtggagtttgcacattcttcccgtgtctgcgtgggtttcctcccacagtccaaagatgtgcaggctaggtggattggcaatgctaaattgcccgtagtgttcaggggtatgtcggtcatcgggggatgggtctgggtgggatgcttccagGGGcggtgtgaatttgttgggctgaagggcctgtttccacactgtagggaatctaatctaattatccTCCAAAGGAATCTAAAGGcagtgtttgttttattttgatccaCCTGTTCAGAGTTCCTATcacgcacctctggagcaggtgggacatgaacccaggcctcctggtctgGTGTAGGGgtactaccactgcactacaagagggCAAAGGTAGTGCTTGTTATTTGAGAATGGTTCAGAGGAGTTGTGTGCCCAACAAATTGTTAGTTTTAAGGAAGTAATAGGCTATCTCGGAGGTACGTAACAATGATCTTGGGCAATAAATTGCAAGGTTGAGTTACAGTAGATGTCACCCAGCTCCTGAATATTTATGGTTACCTCTAAGCAGTGATGTGATCTTTGCCATATAAACCAAACAGCTGGTTTTTACAAGTTCTCAATATCCTTAGGACTCCAGATGGAGGCAGTGATCATAGGATGATCGAATTTACTCtccaatttgagagggagaagattgaatcagaggtaatggtattacagctgagtAAAGGTGACTACAGAGGTACGACGGAGGAGCTGGGCAGAGTTGACTAAAAGAGGAGCCTACTGAGCTATAAATCTATTCCAAAACCTTACAATGGAAAGCAATgccaggagtttctgggagtaactCAAGAgacgcagcaaaaattcatccctgggAAAAGAAGCAtgctacagggaggatgaggcaaccatggctgactaaggaagccagggatagcataaaagcaaaagagaaaacacGTAATGTAATGAAGGATAGTGGGAAACCATACGACTGGGAATCTTACAAAGACCGCCAGAGgggaacaaaataaaataaggagagagaagattaaatatgagggcaAGCTAGCTGGTAATATAAAtaaagactgtaagagtttcttcaggtaaataccaacattgcatttgccttcctgacttctgactcaacctgcaaatttaccttgcaagaatcctggactagaactcccaagtctctttgcacttcagacttttgaattttctccccatttagaaaatagtccatgcttttactCTTTTTACTAAAGTGCATGACGTCACAgttatccacattgtactccatctgccaattctttgctcACTGTCCTAACTTATGGTATTGGAGGAACttatcagacatgattgaatggcagagcagacttggtgggccaaaaggcctaatttctgctcctatgtcttatgatcttatggtcttatcctcTTCCATAACATTCTGGAGTTCATTAATTGTGACGTGCCCATGACAAAACAAAGAGAGTGCTGCATATTTACTATCATCTCACTGGCCTCCCCAAAGTGCGGAGTCAGTGGAACACTCATCACTCAAATCTGAGAACCTTTGTGAGATACATCAACAAAAGCATTTTCGTTTATTTAATTGCTGATTCTATGTAGCACTGTCTGTTGAATGTTGCACATGTCTGACCAGCACACACTAAACTGTCATGATGCATTTGATCAGCAATGGCTGTTCTATTTGAGGGTAGAAACTATGATCAAAGTAATTTCAATTTTAACATTATATAAGTGAGAAAATTAATATGTTTTAGTCATTAACAGCAGATCTCTTTTAAGACATCTCATTGCATAGTAACTTAATAAGATTCCATTTCAAGATGATTCACTTTATTTTTCAGAATGCCCTGATGGCTTGCTTTGCAACAATACAATTCCAATACACTACAAACGATATTCCCATTTGCTGCTTGCTGAAAGTAGAGCACTGGGCCAGAGTGTTGTTCAGTCTACATTTTTGCATAGTTCAGTAAGGGATGCCTTCACAATTTCACCAGATCCTAACAATAATCATCAGTCTTTACAGAACAATCAATCTCCTTGGATTCAAGAACATCTGACGAACAAAAATCAAAATGCCCTCCTACTGCTAAAATCTCCTGCCTTCAAAGTTAAGGAGAAAAGCTCGAGTAAATTCAAAGCAGCAAGCTCAGTAAAAAGAAGCACTTCTTCTGAAAATGTTTCAAGAGGAGGTGTGTCTGCAGCACCACCCGGTAGCCTACACAGAAGATTGCCTCATTCAGCATCACAATTAACAAAGGAGATGGAACCTGGAATTAGTACGGAAGGATTTTTTAATGTAAACAGTACAAAAGTAAAGCTAAACAGTCTTCTAGAAGATAAATCTACTTCTGGTCTTGGTTCAAATGCCAGTAATAATAACAAGGATGATATCAGTTACTCTCCATTTCGTTGTAATGAAATTCCAGATCAAAAAAGGTTATCTTCAACAAGGAGAAGATTGTTTCATGGTCAGACAATTAAACATGATTGTAAACTTGAAGACAACAATTGTTCTAGCTCTGTAGAGGTTAATAACCATAGGCAAGAATTGGTTCATAAATCCTGTGGTCTAAAGGACACAATCACAATTGACTTTAATACTGTTGCTATTGATCTAGATTCCAGCCTATTAACTGACAGTGCTACCATTCTAACTAAAAATAGAATAGGTATTGCAACACAAGCGCACCAAGCGAAAGCTTGTTATGGGATTCCATTGGATAATGAGGAGATGAAACAGATGAGGAATTGGTCACAAACTAATTTACCAGAGTCAAACTTGATTAAATTGGAATCAGTCCCCTTAAGTTCTGATAGCTTACTGAAGCCTCTTCAAATTAAACAAGAGCCAACCAGTTTACCAGAATCTACCCAAGTTAAGCAAGAACCAACCAAATCATTCCAGCTTGCTCAAAGTTCTATTGTGCAGGAGCTTCATGATTGCCTAGCAAGAAAAGAAGAGGAAGATCATTTTGGTTGTTCTGCAAAGACAGCGTTGCCTCAGTATTCCTTAATTTTGCCTTCATTGAATGTTGTAAAACAGCATAGTTGCCATTCTGAAGCTCTTATTTCTTCAAAAAGCATTGGACTTCAAAAGAGTGGAACAACAACTTTGGAAATGGCATCACCGGACTTCATGGATAGAGGTCCTATAAAAATCCCCAAAAGGAGAGATTTAAATAAAGAATTAAAGCAAACTGATATTGGAGTTTTTTTTGGACTTCAACCCAAAATCAAAGACGAACCAAAATGTCCAAAAAACATACCTCAAGGAAAAGCAAATGAATTGGTTTCTGAGCTTTCATATAATGAAAGAAGgcaaagacaaagaaagagaaaaatagaaaACTCTGTAGGTGATGAAACTTGCATAGGCACTGTCGACAAACCTCAAATGGAACTAAGTGATGCACAAAGAGGAAGAACAAAAAGGCAAAGAACTGGAGTAAGCACACATAAAAAAGCCAAGCAGTGTCCTTTTTACAAGAAGATTCCAGGTAAACCGTCAATTCTGTGCTTCGCTTGTGACCAGTTTATTTGTTTTAGATGCTATCTAGGTGTCAAATTATGAGCAACTATGTCATGATATATTTGTGTAGCATAGGAAAATGGAATTTTACATGTTTACAACATTTTATAATTGTCATTTTATTATTGTATGATTATTCTGAAGAATATAAAGTGTGAAATAGTTTTCAATTCTAGTGCTGATGTGCCACTTGTTTATATTTGCCTTAATTTGCAAGCAACAGATGGGAGGTAACTGCTCAGATATAGCTGGACTCTGATGCTGTTTAACTGTTAGTCCAATTGGAAAGATGGAacaaatgtaaattttaaaagttaattaAGGAGATTTCTATATTCATCCCCTAATAAATTGTAGTTTGTTGGTTAAATACGTAAAGTTTCAGCATAAACAAGTGTTCAGCCCTTGCCCTCTTTTACACTTCCCTTCTGGTAAGCAGAAGGTCTATACCTCAGTTCCATGCTATTTTGTTACTCATTTTCATCTATTTGGTCACTGTAATCTTTAATGTCAAAATATCTAGAGTGGGTGTTTCAACTCCCTCAATTGTTTGcatgaagaatttttaaaatttttttcttCTGGCTGCAGTTCGTTCTGGATCTGTGGTCCCTTGTTCTACGCCTGCTCAATCACCACCAACAGTCAGCTTCTACCTACTGTCTTGTCCCTGTCATCTCATTATTTACACTCTTGTGAACAGTGCCTCACTTTTGAAGCCTTTCCAAGGTTGATGTGTTTTGTAGTATCAGCTATCTGAAGTATAAATGGAGACCAGTGCTCACCACATTCTCTTCCCACCTCCACGTGGATTTTTCCTTTTCCCCTGTTTTGGATATTTCCCCTCTCTTGAATGAACTTGAATGAACATAATTTGGAGAGGATGGTATAATAGAAATGCAAGAATGTTCTTTTCTGCTTAATACATGACTGTCACAAATATTATACACTAGTTTGGAACATATAGTCTTTTGGTACATGGTGACATAGAATGTGGAAAGTAAAGCTAAAACAAGGGGAAGAGTTGGTTCACAGTTTGAAGGTGGTGAACTCAATATTAGGTCCAGAAGGCTGCGAAGTGCCTAGTGCAAAGATGAGATGATGTTCCTTCAGTGTGCGCTgtgaaagtagagttaatgttttgtctccagtgatccttcttcagaactggtggcTAGGTAGCTTATTATTAGAATTGTATAGTATCAGTATCATAAGCTTTGTATTATTTTTATTTGTAGTATTTGTTATCAGACCAGAGGGAAAGAGAAGAGATGCCCCAAACGTGatcaaaaatatatatatattaaggACCAAAAGAGAAGAATTTGATTAAAGAATCCAGGAAGCTGGAAACATATCCATGAATGGTAGTAACTTAAAATCCAAGATGGTGAACTGCAGAGATCTTGAAGgcttgtggagctggatggagtCAGAAGTAGCAAAGAGTAAGATTATGGATTTTGGATGCAGAGCTAGTATGAGTCAGCAGTGGGCGGTGGATTAACAAATTTTGGTGTGATTTAACACGCAGGACCCCCAAGACCTTCCTCCATTTTTAGTCTTCTCTGCACTCCTTCCCAGAAACAGTCCTTGCCTATCTGTCAGATTTCCCTTTGTATTGTAGTTTTTGACTGTTTTTGATAGGTCGTCAATATTTGTATTATACAGCAGCTAGAAATCTGTCTTCACAACTGATTTTTGTGCTTGAAGGAACTAATTTCACAGTGGATGCCTTCCAATATGGTGATATTCAGGGTTGTACTGCCTACTTCCTGACTCACTTTCACTCGGATCATTATGGAGGCCTTACCAAGAATTTCAAATGTCCTATTTACTGCAGCACGGTAAGTTAAGTAGAATTTGAAAAAGGACCTCATATTATTCATTTGAAACACAAATTTTGATTTCCACACTGCGCCCTGGCAGTGTGGTAGCTGCTAGCCATCTGGCTTATTGGGAATCTAGCCTTGGATGattgcagagatagtaagaacggtACATGCGGCAGTCAAAGATAACAGTGTGcatctggaggagcacagcaggccaggcagcatcagaggagcaggaaagttgacattttaggtcaaagGGTACCAAACCGCAACATCAACTTtcaagctcctctgatgctgcctggcctgttgtgttccttcaactccacactgtgttatcttggatgaTTGTATTTCTGATtgatgtgtgatttttttttaaaactactgTTTGTCATGTAATGAATGTACTTACGCTTTGCATTTCATTTTAAAGAATATTagtattttttttgtttggacGATGCTTTACACCTCTTAATATGGAATGGTGTATGTACCTGTATTCTGAGCAAATCTGGAGTGTTTTCTATTAAAGTTACTCCTTGTGGCTATAGTGACATGGTTTTAACTGCATCTGTGGCTGAATAGGGATTTCTGTTTAATAATTCTGTATTGTAGAAAAATGGAAATAAGATACTGAGGCTATTGGAGATCCAAAAGAAAAGGTAGGAACTATTCAACAGATCAGGTAGCATTTATGGAGAGGAATCATTAATGCTTCAGGTTGAAGACCTTTCTTGAGTGACACCCAACCAGCTAtgtattcccagcattttcctttctctacttgtattttctatttttagtaTATTTATGCCTGTAAGCATTTGTCTTGGtcaaacagcatagaaacaggaccttcagcccagcatgtctgtgctgaccaaccAACACCAAACTATACCAATCCCATTTACCCactcttggtccatagccttatCTGCCCTGGAATTTTAAGCGCTCTTCCTGATACTCTCTCAACATTTAAatagtatctgcctccaccaccatctcaggCATATTTCTATCACCCTCTGATCTCTTCACATTCCCTGCAAACCTTCCACTCCTCCCCTTCAATCAATGTCCCCTGTTCTTAGGTACATCTGCCATGGTAAAACGATGCTCACGATCTCCCCTATGTATGCCTCTCTTAATTTTGTATATGTGAATCAGATCCCCAGTCAGCCACCTCTGCCCCAGGCAAAGTTTAAGttaatttaatttggataaatgttcgGTCTTGCATGTTGGTTAAAACAAACACGAGCAGGACTTATATAGTTCGTGGTAGGACCCTggatagtgttgtcaaacagagagacctaggggtttggatacgtagttctttgaaagttgcatcacgaGTAGATAGGATTAAGtagtttagtatgcttgccttggttgctcagatcattgagtgtagtagttgggatgttatgttgtggttgtacaggacattgatgaggccacttttggagtactgtgtgcagttctggttgccttgtttTTAGCAAGGATGTtaataaattggagaggattcagaaaagatttaccagttgCCGGACTcggagggtttgggttataaggataggtgaaaacttttttcactggagcacaggagtttGAAGAGtgacctttgtagaggtttataaaattatgatggtgTAGAAAGGgtgaatggcagttgtcttttccctagggtggaagaAGCTCAAAAtttggaggcatatttttaagatgagaagaggaagattcaaaagggacctgaggagcaatttcttctgaGTGGTTCGTATgtcgaatgaactgccagaaaaaggGGTAGTTGCatgttcagttacaacattttaaaagacatttggaaaggtacataaataggaaaggtttagaggggcatGGGCTAAAaggaggcaaatgggactagtttagtttggcaaactTGTTCTGTGTGAGTGAGTTGGACGGATGgttctgttttgtgctgtacgaTTCTAAAACCAATCCAGCTTCTCCGGTCTCGCCTTTATAATTGAAACTTTCCAAatcaggcaatgtcctggtgaatctcctcagcaccttttccagtgcAATCGTGACCTTTGGATAGTGTCGTGAGCAGAACAGCAGAGTGTTCCATCTGCAGCATAACCAACGCTATATAAAGTTCCAAAAAACTTCACTGTTATATTCTACCCATCCCggggctaatgaaggcaagcatcctggatgccttcttcactactctctctatctatctatgcTGATAACTTTGGGGTTCTACGGACTTGTACAGCAAGGTCCCCTTTGTTCTTCAATACTCCCTAGAG
The nucleotide sequence above comes from Stegostoma tigrinum isolate sSteTig4 chromosome 20, sSteTig4.hap1, whole genome shotgun sequence. Encoded proteins:
- the dclre1a gene encoding DNA cross-link repair 1A protein isoform X3 yields the protein MNAEEDAIWGYRSVGKRRRLANATEAECPDGLLCNNTIPIHYKRYSHLLLAESRALGQSVVQSTFLHSSVRDAFTISPDPNNNHQSLQNNQSPWIQEHLTNKNQNALLLLKSPAFKVKEKSSSKFKAASSVKRSTSSENVSRGGVSAAPPGSLHRRLPHSASQLTKEMEPGISTEGFFNVNSTKVKLNSLLEDKSTSGLGSNASNNNKDDISYSPFRCNEIPDQKRLSSTRRRLFHGQTIKHDCKLEDNNCSSSVEVNNHRQELVHKSCGLKDTITIDFNTVAIDLDSSLLTDSATILTKNRIGIATQAHQAKACYGIPLDNEEMKQMRNWSQTNLPESNLIKLESVPLSSDSLLKPLQIKQEPTSLPESTQVKQEPTKSFQLAQSSIVQELHDCLARKEEEDHFGCSAKTALPQYSLILPSLNVVKQHSCHSEALISSKSIGLQKSGTTTLEMASPDFMDRGPIKIPKRRDLNKELKQTDIGVFFGLQPKIKDEPKCPKNIPQGKANELVSELSYNERRQRQRKRKIENSVGDETCIGTVDKPQMELSDAQRGRTKRQRTGVSTHKKAKQCPFYKKIPGTNFTVDAFQYGDIQGCTAYFLTHFHSDHYGGLTKNFKCPIYCSTITSNLVISKLKVQAQYVTSLPMNTECVVDGIKVVLLDANHCPGAVMLLFQLPNGKTLLHTGDFRANTSMERYTHLMGQKIDTLYLDTTYCSPEYTFPSQQETIQFVANVAFETIMMHPRTLIVCGTYSIGKERVFLAIAEVLGCKVCITRNKLEILQCLDSDRINSTITMDWENSQLHLLPMMQVTFKGLQAHMNKFPGKYDQIVAFKPTGWAHSGLGGTMHNIRPRVQGKFTIYGVPYSEHSSYLEMKRFVQWLKPDKIIPTVNNGSWQQRNMMDKIFNEWMTNAEQREVTHP
- the dclre1a gene encoding DNA cross-link repair 1A protein isoform X2, yielding MNAEEDAIWGYRSVGKRRRLANATEAGNMPPRAHAGGDKSARRGSRVKGAKSQRHSERVPIDHSPRGVRAASVQEMSSPASNANKSSPPQDAGRPLSQVEFPNASEGKQMPKEARPVHDGYCPICQMPFSLLLIETPRWHVAECLDTPGCTDIECPDGLLCNNTIPIHYKRYSHLLLAESRALGQSVVQSTFLHSSVRDAFTISPDPNNNHQSLQNNQSPWIQEHLTNKNQNALLLLKSPAFKVKEKSSSKFKAASSVKRSTSSENVSRGGVSAAPPGSLHRRLPHSASQLTKEMEPGISTEGFFNVNSTKVKLNSLLEDKSTSGLGSNASNNNKDDISYSPFRCNEIPDQKRLSSTRRRLFHGQTIKHDCKLEDNNCSSSVEVNNHRQELVHKSCGLKDTITIDFNTVAIDLDSSLLTDSATILTKNRIGIATQAHQAKACYGIPLDNEEMKQMRNWSQTNLPESNLIKLESVPLSSDSLLKPLQIKQEPTSLPESTQVKQEPTKSFQLAQSSIVQELHDCLARKEEEDHFGCSAKTALPQYSLILPSLNVVKQHSCHSEALISSKSIGLQKSGTTTLEMASPDFMDRGPIKIPKRRDLNKELKQTDIGVFFGLQPKIKDEPKCPKNIPQGKANELVSELSYNERRQRQRKRKIENSVGDETCIGTVDKPQMELSDAQRGRTKRQRTGVSTHKKAKQCPFYKKIPGTNFTVDAFQYGDIQGCTAYFLTHFHSDHYGGLTKNFKCPIYCSTITSNLVISKLKVQAQYVTSLPMNTECVVDGIKVVLLDANHCPGAVMLLFQLPNGKTLLHTGDFRANTSMERYTHLMGQKIDTLYLDTTYCSPEYTFPSQQETIQFVANVAFETIMMHPRTLIVCGTYSIGKERVFLAIAEVLGCKVCITRNKLEILQCLDSDRINSTITMDWENSQLHLLPMMQVTFKGLQAHMNKFPGKYDQIVAFKPTGWAHSGLGGTMHNIRPRVQGKFTIYAFRLRISGEVKSL
- the dclre1a gene encoding DNA cross-link repair 1A protein isoform X1, which produces MNAEEDAIWGYRSVGKRRRLANATEAGNMPPRAHAGGDKSARRGSRVKGAKSQRHSERVPIDHSPRGVRAASVQEMSSPASNANKSSPPQDAGRPLSQVEFPNASEGKQMPKEARPVHDGYCPICQMPFSLLLIETPRWHVAECLDTPGCTDIECPDGLLCNNTIPIHYKRYSHLLLAESRALGQSVVQSTFLHSSVRDAFTISPDPNNNHQSLQNNQSPWIQEHLTNKNQNALLLLKSPAFKVKEKSSSKFKAASSVKRSTSSENVSRGGVSAAPPGSLHRRLPHSASQLTKEMEPGISTEGFFNVNSTKVKLNSLLEDKSTSGLGSNASNNNKDDISYSPFRCNEIPDQKRLSSTRRRLFHGQTIKHDCKLEDNNCSSSVEVNNHRQELVHKSCGLKDTITIDFNTVAIDLDSSLLTDSATILTKNRIGIATQAHQAKACYGIPLDNEEMKQMRNWSQTNLPESNLIKLESVPLSSDSLLKPLQIKQEPTSLPESTQVKQEPTKSFQLAQSSIVQELHDCLARKEEEDHFGCSAKTALPQYSLILPSLNVVKQHSCHSEALISSKSIGLQKSGTTTLEMASPDFMDRGPIKIPKRRDLNKELKQTDIGVFFGLQPKIKDEPKCPKNIPQGKANELVSELSYNERRQRQRKRKIENSVGDETCIGTVDKPQMELSDAQRGRTKRQRTGVSTHKKAKQCPFYKKIPGTNFTVDAFQYGDIQGCTAYFLTHFHSDHYGGLTKNFKCPIYCSTITSNLVISKLKVQAQYVTSLPMNTECVVDGIKVVLLDANHCPGAVMLLFQLPNGKTLLHTGDFRANTSMERYTHLMGQKIDTLYLDTTYCSPEYTFPSQQETIQFVANVAFETIMMHPRTLIVCGTYSIGKERVFLAIAEVLGCKVCITRNKLEILQCLDSDRINSTITMDWENSQLHLLPMMQVTFKGLQAHMNKFPGKYDQIVAFKPTGWAHSGLGGTMHNIRPRVQGKFTIYGVPYSEHSSYLEMKRFVQWLKPDKIIPTVNNGSWQQRNMMDKIFNEWMTNAEQREVTHP